A DNA window from Amycolatopsis sp. DSM 110486 contains the following coding sequences:
- a CDS encoding helix-turn-helix transcriptional regulator gives MITNAVDVTQELAAFLRTRRERLDPQDFGLPSRRQARRTPGLRREEVAELAGVSVDYIVRLEQARGLRPSAEVVEALSRALRLAPDERAYLFGLARQRPRNGDKLATTAAPSLVRLVADLSPLPAMLMNHRYDILAWNGEMARLLLDFDALPPSQRNAMWLCLMHPEIREFYVDRERVVREGVAHLRAAWAAHPEDQALTDLIAECITRDEEFARLWDERDVKVNGRGRKVMRHPDVGVIAVHFETLTPVQDPDQLLVIYRAADEESQSALDELCAR, from the coding sequence ATGATCACCAACGCCGTGGACGTGACACAGGAGCTGGCCGCGTTCCTGCGGACCCGGCGCGAACGCCTCGATCCGCAGGATTTCGGCCTGCCGTCGCGTCGGCAGGCCCGACGGACCCCGGGATTGCGCCGCGAAGAGGTCGCCGAACTGGCCGGGGTCAGCGTCGACTACATCGTGCGACTGGAACAAGCCCGCGGGCTGCGGCCCTCAGCGGAGGTGGTGGAGGCGCTGTCCCGGGCGCTGCGCCTGGCCCCCGACGAACGCGCCTACCTCTTCGGCCTGGCCCGGCAGCGCCCCCGCAACGGCGACAAGCTCGCCACCACTGCGGCGCCGTCGCTGGTCCGGCTGGTCGCCGACCTCTCGCCGCTGCCTGCCATGCTGATGAACCACCGCTACGACATCCTCGCCTGGAACGGCGAAATGGCGAGGCTGCTCCTGGATTTCGACGCGCTGCCGCCGTCGCAGCGCAATGCGATGTGGCTGTGCCTGATGCATCCGGAGATCCGTGAGTTCTATGTCGACCGCGAACGCGTCGTGCGGGAGGGGGTCGCCCACCTGCGCGCCGCGTGGGCTGCGCATCCGGAGGATCAGGCGTTGACCGACCTCATCGCCGAATGCATCACTCGTGACGAGGAATTCGCGCGATTGTGGGACGAGCGAGACGTCAAGGTCAACGGCCGCGGGCGCAAAGTGATGCGGCATCCTGACGTCGGCGTGATCGCAGTGCATTTCGAAACGCTGACGCCAGTTCAAGATCCGGACCAGCTGTTGGTGATCTACCGCGCCGCGGACGAGGAGAGCCAGTCGGCATTGGACGAGCTGTGCGCACGGTGA
- a CDS encoding aldo/keto reductase: MSLTLDTYRLLGRSGLRVSPLALGTATFGTEWGWGAERDDARKLFDTYVERGGNFIDTASTYTNGSFERMLGEFTRDHRESLVLATKYMTLRRPGDPNSGGAHRKSLFASVETSLRQLNTDYIDLLFLHVWDFTTPVEEILRGMDDLVRHGKVLYVAMSNAPAWEISRMQAIADLRGWSPLVALQIEYSLINRGGERDLIPMARTMGLGVTPFSPLGGGVLSGKYSRTDLTATSADSDESNRKSFNAGLGMVTERTLAIADVVREVAAEVGHTSAQVALAWTLQNPGVTAPVVGARTPEQLVGNLGALEVDFTADQLARLDKVSAIDLGYPHDMLASDHIHAATAGDLKIQTHR; encoded by the coding sequence ATGTCGCTCACTCTCGACACCTACCGGCTGCTGGGCCGCTCCGGGTTGCGGGTCTCACCGCTGGCCCTGGGCACGGCGACCTTCGGCACCGAGTGGGGCTGGGGCGCCGAGCGGGACGATGCGCGCAAGCTGTTCGACACCTACGTCGAGCGCGGCGGCAACTTCATCGACACCGCCAGCACCTACACCAACGGCAGCTTCGAGCGCATGCTGGGCGAATTCACCCGCGACCACCGCGAGAGCCTGGTGTTGGCGACGAAGTACATGACGTTGCGACGGCCCGGCGACCCGAACTCCGGGGGCGCTCACCGCAAGAGCCTGTTCGCGTCGGTGGAGACCAGCCTGCGGCAGCTGAACACGGACTACATCGATCTGCTCTTCCTGCACGTGTGGGACTTCACGACACCGGTCGAGGAGATCCTGCGCGGCATGGACGACCTGGTCCGCCACGGCAAGGTCCTGTACGTGGCGATGTCCAACGCTCCGGCCTGGGAGATCTCGCGCATGCAGGCGATCGCCGACCTGCGCGGCTGGTCGCCGCTGGTCGCGCTGCAGATCGAATACAGCCTCATCAACCGGGGCGGAGAACGTGACCTGATCCCGATGGCACGCACGATGGGGCTGGGGGTGACCCCGTTCTCACCGCTGGGCGGCGGAGTGCTTTCCGGCAAGTACAGTCGCACCGACCTGACCGCGACGAGCGCTGACTCCGATGAAAGCAACCGCAAGAGCTTCAACGCCGGCTTGGGCATGGTCACCGAACGCACCCTCGCCATCGCCGACGTCGTGCGGGAGGTCGCCGCGGAGGTGGGACACACATCCGCCCAGGTTGCACTGGCGTGGACCCTGCAGAACCCGGGAGTGACGGCACCCGTTGTCGGCGCTCGCACCCCCGAGCAGCTGGTGGGAAATCTGGGCGCCCTGGAGGTCGACTTCACCGCCGATCAGCTGGCCCGCCTCGACAAGGTCAGCGCGATCGACCTCGGCTACCCGCACGACATGCTCGCCAGTGATCACATCCACGCTGCGACCGCAGGCGACCTGAAGATCCAAACCCACCGCTGA